The following are from one region of the Polaribacter marinaquae genome:
- a CDS encoding PorP/SprF family type IX secretion system membrane protein — protein sequence MKKIVTLVIILISGLSYSQQDAQFSNYMYNTLSFNPAYAGSRGTTSIYLSQRSQWIGLDGAPTTNALSYHSPLGSSNLGIGLSFLNDAIGPVEENLVSLDMSYTIQTSYDYKLAFGLRASAHMLNVDFNQLNIFNPGDVLAQNNINNRISPNFGFGVFWYSDKSYLGFSIPNLLQTKHINKNLGASVSSISKERLHYHFTAGYVFDLSQDVLFKPALLTKFVSGSPLQLDVSGNFQIYDKFTIGGSYRIDAAVSLLAGFQLSRNWFLGYGYDFDTNNLSTFNSGSHEVFLRYEVFRNSNIKAPRFF from the coding sequence ATGAAAAAAATAGTCACACTTGTTATTATACTTATAAGCGGATTGAGTTACTCTCAGCAAGATGCTCAGTTTAGTAACTATATGTATAACACGCTGAGTTTTAATCCGGCGTATGCTGGTTCCCGTGGTACGACAAGTATTTATTTATCACAACGTTCTCAGTGGATTGGTTTGGATGGAGCACCGACAACGAATGCTCTTTCGTATCATTCCCCTTTAGGTTCTTCTAATTTAGGTATTGGGTTGAGTTTTTTAAATGATGCGATAGGGCCTGTTGAAGAGAATTTAGTTTCTTTAGATATGAGTTATACGATCCAAACGTCATATGATTATAAATTAGCCTTTGGATTACGAGCGAGTGCTCATATGCTGAATGTAGATTTCAACCAGTTAAATATATTTAACCCAGGGGATGTATTGGCGCAGAATAACATTAATAATCGTATTTCTCCGAACTTTGGTTTTGGAGTGTTTTGGTATTCAGATAAGAGTTATTTAGGATTTTCAATTCCTAATTTATTACAGACCAAACATATTAATAAAAACTTAGGAGCATCTGTAAGTTCGATATCTAAGGAGCGTTTGCATTATCATTTTACAGCGGGTTATGTATTTGATTTAAGTCAAGATGTATTATTTAAGCCTGCATTGTTGACAAAGTTTGTTTCGGGTTCTCCGTTACAATTGGATGTATCGGGAAATTTTCAGATATATGATAAGTTTACTATAGGAGGGTCATATCGTATAGATGCAGCTGTGAGTTTATTAGCTGGCTTTCAGTTAAGCAGGAATTGGTTTTTAGGTTATGGTTATGATTTTGACACAAATAATCTATCTACGTTTAATTCAGGTTCACACGAGGTTTTCCTACGTTATGAAGTATTTAGGAATAGCAATATAAAAGCACCGCGATTCTTTTAA